One Diospyros lotus cultivar Yz01 chromosome 1, ASM1463336v1, whole genome shotgun sequence genomic window carries:
- the LOC127786526 gene encoding uncharacterized protein LOC127786526 → MESFSGLGIGLSLVFGCVLLGLVAELYYLLWWRRRIASGGIEARYSKERFHMFCWKKPISVGRGKPQQQPAHLATNPYASGIEPDLLQKGYDEEALDSELMRLHNLSGPPRFLFTINEETKEDLESDDGKSRARSRSLSDFLLAVETPNLTPLASPKFRNHYGFNPLFESSAEAELNRLRSSPPPKFKFLRERLSL, encoded by the coding sequence ATGGAATCTTTTAGCGGTTTAGGCATTGGCTTGAGTTTAGTCTTCGGGTGCGTCCTCTTGGGCTTAGTTGCAGAGCTGTACTACTTGTTGTGGTGGAGAAGGAGAATCGCTAGTGGAGGGATCGAGGCCCGCTACTCCAAAGAGCGGTTCCACATGTTCTGCTGGAAGAAGCCAATTTCTGTGGGCAGAGGCAAGCCCCAACAACAACCCGCCCATCTGGCGACGAACCCATATGCCAGTGGCATTGAACCAGACTTACTCCAAAAGGGCTACGATGAAGAAGCCTTGGACTCGGAGCTCATGAGGCTGCACAATCTCAGTGGCCCCCCGCGGTTTCTCTTCACCATTAACGAAGAAACGAAGGAAGATTTGGAGTCTGATGACGGCAAATCTAGAGCCAGAAGCAGAAGCCTCAGCGACTTTCTCCTTGCCGTTGAGACCCCTAATCTCACCCCTTTGGCTTCGCCAAAATTCAGGAACCACTACGGGTTCAATCCTTTGTTTGAATCATCAGCAGAAGCAGAGCTCAACAGGTTGAGGTCTTCTCCCCCTCCAAAGTTCAAGTTCTTGAGAGAGAGGCTAAGTCTATAG
- the LOC127791743 gene encoding WUSCHEL-related homeobox 2-like, which yields MIIIVKLYKNHHARTNRKTVVTKMTEEEEEEVVVEVSTSGGGAPANSRWNPTKEQIGILESLYKQGIRTPSAEQIQKIAGKLGEFGHIEGKNVFYWFQNHKARQRQKQKQERMACFNRYLHHNFNPPPCPTVVRSPLYHLPQNELGFFQQHQNQKILLHGGTERRPAAPETVLEKMISYRMMSSMSDRHGVFDDNYNSKHETLPLFPLEPTGILQVKTTAEPADPLASTSAENSTAPSSSSETSGIEDEGSGYGRPFFDFFYGNGSC from the exons ATGATCATCATCGTCAAGCTCTACAAAAACCATCATGCGAGGACAAACAGAAAGACAGTAGTTACAAAAATgacggaggaggaggaggaggaggtggtgGTGGAGGTGTCGACTTCCGGCGGCGGTGCTCCAGCGAATTCGCGGTGGAATCCGACCAAGGAGCAGATTGGCATTCTGGAGAGCCTGTACAAGCAAGGGATTAGGACGCCCAGTGCGGAGCAGATACAGAAGATCGCCGGAAAACTAGGGGAATTCGGCCACATTGAAGGCAAGAATGTCTTCTACTGGTTTCAGAACCACAAGGCCCGGCAAAGGCAGAAGCAGAAGCAAGAAAGAATGGCCTGCTTCAATCGCTATCTTCACCACAACTTTAATCCACCTCCTTGCCCCACTG TTGTTCGAAGCCCTTTGTATCATCTTCCCCAGAACGAACTAGGGTTCTTCCAACAACACCAGAACCAGAAGATTCTTTTACATGGCGGCACCGAGAGGAGACCGGCGGCGCCGGAGACAGTACTGGAGAAGATGATAAGTTACAGAATGATGAGTTCGATGAGTGATCGTCATGGAGTGTTTGATGATAACTACAACTCTAAACACGAAACGTTGCCTCTCTTTCCACTGGAGCCCACGGGAATTTTGCAAGTGAAAACGACGGCGGAGCCAGCTGATCCTCTTGCTTCAACCTCAGCTGAGAATTCAACTGCTCCTTCGAGCTCCTCAGAGACATCGGGCATTGAAGATGAAGGTTCTGGTTATGGACGAcctttctttgatttcttctatGGGAATGGTTCTTGCTAG
- the LOC127809153 gene encoding heat shock cognate 70 kDa protein-like isoform X2, with product MEGKSEGLAIGIDLGTTYSCVGVWRHGHVDIIPNDQGNRTTPSCIAFTDTERLIGDAAKNQVAGNPTNTVLDAKRLVGRRYGDPSVQSDIRMWPFKVIADPSDKPMIVVSYKGEEKQFAAEEISSMILTKMKKIAEDYLGTTVKNNVVTVPACFNESQRQATRDASVIAGLNVLRIIKEPIAAAIAYGLDKRADSVGGKNVLIFDLGGGTFDVCLLNIEEGIFEVKAIAGDAHLGGEDFDNRMLNHFVQEFKRKHKKDISGDAKALRRLRTACERAKRILSSTTQTTVEIDSGYEDVDFCSTITRAKFEKLNMGLFRKCMEPVKKCLRDAKMDKSSVHDVVLVGGSTRIPKVQQLLQDFFDGKELCKSINPDEAVAYGAAVQAAILSDENNENVRDLLLIDITPFSLGVETDGGVMTVVIPRNSTIPTSKEMLFSTCHDDQPEVLIQVYEGERTMASDNNLMGSFVFSGIHSGPRGAPKVNICFNINVNGILIVSAEDKTTGHKNEITITNYVGRLSTEEIQKMIQEAETYKAEDEERKKKVEAKNALESYAYNARRKIKDEENIGPRLSAPDQEKIEDAVRRTIQWVEENELAKADEFENKMKELESICNPITAQVYEGSGDNIRGGMDVDPPSAGE from the exons ATGGAAGGAAAAAGTGAAGGCCTAGCGATTGGGATTGACCTTGGAACAACTTACTCCTGTGTTGGTGTGTGGCGACATGGTCATGTTGATATAATTCCCAATGATCAGGGCAATAGGACAACACCATCTTGCATTGCTTTCACCGATACAGAGCGTTTGATTGGTGATGCTGCCAAGAATCAGGTCGCCGGGAATCCTACCAACACTGTGTTAG ATGCTAAGCGTTTGGTTGGAAGAAGATACGGTGATCCCTCAGTGCAGAGTGATATCAGGATGTGGCCTTTCAAGGTTATAGCTGATCCTAGTGACAAGCCAATGATTGTTGTCTCGTACAAGGGTGAAGAGAAGCAGTTTGCTGCTGAGGAGATCTCTTCGATGATCctcacaaaaatgaaaaagattgCAGAGGATTACCTTGGCACCACGGTGAAAAATAATGTTGTTACAGTACCTGCCTGCTTCAACGAATCTCAGAGACAGGCAACAAGAGATGCTAGTGTTATAGCTGGTCTTAATGTCTTGCGTATCATCAAGGAGCCAATTGCTGCTGCCATTGCTTACGGGCTTGATAAGAGAGCTGACAGTGTTGGTGGAAAAAACGTGCTTATCTTTGATCTTGGTGGTGGGACATTTGATGTTTGTCTCCTAAACATTGAAGAGGGTATTTTTGAGGTCAAAGCTATTGCCGGTGACGCGCATTTGGGAGGTGAAGACTTCGATAACAGAATGTTGAACCACTTTGTGCAGGAGTTCAAGAGGAAGCACAAGAAAGACATTAGTGGGGACGCAAAAGCACTGAGGAGGTTGAGAACAGCTTGTGAGAGGGCGAAGAGGATTCTCTCGTCGACTACTCAAACTACAGTAGAAATTGATTCTGGGTATGAAGACGTTGATTTTTGTTCAACCATTACTCGAGCTAAGTTTGAGAAGCTGAACATGGGATTATTCAGGAAGTGCATGGAGCCCGTTAAAAAGTGTTTGAGGGATGCGAAAATGGACAAGAGCAGCGTTCATGATGTGGTTCTCGTTGGTGGATCTACTAGAATTCCCAAGGTTCAACAATTGTTGCAGGACTTCTTCGATGGGAAGGAGCTCTGCAAAAGCATTAACCCTGATGAAGCTGTCGCTTATGGTGCCGCTGTTCAGGCTGCCATTTTGAGTGATGAGAACAATGAGAATGTGCGGGATCTGTTGTTGATAGATATCACCCCTTTTTCTCTTGGAGTAGAGACTGACGGAGGAGTAATGACTGTTGTCATTCCAAGAAACAGCACCATTCCTACTTCGAAAGAGATGCTGTTTTCGACGTGCCATGATGACCAGCCTGAAGTGTTGATTCAAGTGTATGAGGGGGAGAGAACCATGGCCAGTGACAACAACTTAATGGGTAGTTTTGTGTTTTCAGGAATTCATTCAGGTCCAAGGGGTGCCCCCAAGGTTAACATTTGTTTCAATATTAATGTCAATGGTATTCTGATCGTCTCTGCTGAGGACAAAACTACAGGGCACAAGAACGAAATCACCATCACCAATTACGTGGGTCGGCTGTCCACTGAGGAGATCCAGAAGATGATTCAAGAGGCTGAGACTTACAAGGCTGAGGATGAGGAGcggaagaagaaggtggaggCAAAGAATGCATTGGAGAGCTACGCCTACAACGCTAGGAGGAAAATCAAGGATGAAGAAAACATTGGCCCCAGACTCTCTGCTCCTGACCAGGAGAAGATTGAAGATGCGGTCCGACGAACAATTCAGTGGGTCGAGGAGAACGAGCTTGCTAAGGCGGATGAATTTGAGAACAAGATGAAAGAACTGGAAAGCATCTGCAATCCCATCACTGCGCAGGTGTATGAGGGTTCTGGCGACAATATTAGAGGAGGTATGGATGTAGATCCACCTTCTGCAGGTGAATGA
- the LOC127809153 gene encoding heat shock cognate 70 kDa protein-like isoform X1: protein MSMTLMINEKHLLCEIDVIVSFGWREDMEGKSEGLAIGIDLGTTYSCVGVWRHGHVDIIPNDQGNRTTPSCIAFTDTERLIGDAAKNQVAGNPTNTVLDAKRLVGRRYGDPSVQSDIRMWPFKVIADPSDKPMIVVSYKGEEKQFAAEEISSMILTKMKKIAEDYLGTTVKNNVVTVPACFNESQRQATRDASVIAGLNVLRIIKEPIAAAIAYGLDKRADSVGGKNVLIFDLGGGTFDVCLLNIEEGIFEVKAIAGDAHLGGEDFDNRMLNHFVQEFKRKHKKDISGDAKALRRLRTACERAKRILSSTTQTTVEIDSGYEDVDFCSTITRAKFEKLNMGLFRKCMEPVKKCLRDAKMDKSSVHDVVLVGGSTRIPKVQQLLQDFFDGKELCKSINPDEAVAYGAAVQAAILSDENNENVRDLLLIDITPFSLGVETDGGVMTVVIPRNSTIPTSKEMLFSTCHDDQPEVLIQVYEGERTMASDNNLMGSFVFSGIHSGPRGAPKVNICFNINVNGILIVSAEDKTTGHKNEITITNYVGRLSTEEIQKMIQEAETYKAEDEERKKKVEAKNALESYAYNARRKIKDEENIGPRLSAPDQEKIEDAVRRTIQWVEENELAKADEFENKMKELESICNPITAQVYEGSGDNIRGGMDVDPPSAGE from the exons ATGTCGATGACACTCATGATCAATGAAAAG CATCTGCTTTGCGAGATTGATGTGATTGTTTCGTTTGGTTGGAGAGAAGATATGGAAGGAAAAAGTGAAGGCCTAGCGATTGGGATTGACCTTGGAACAACTTACTCCTGTGTTGGTGTGTGGCGACATGGTCATGTTGATATAATTCCCAATGATCAGGGCAATAGGACAACACCATCTTGCATTGCTTTCACCGATACAGAGCGTTTGATTGGTGATGCTGCCAAGAATCAGGTCGCCGGGAATCCTACCAACACTGTGTTAG ATGCTAAGCGTTTGGTTGGAAGAAGATACGGTGATCCCTCAGTGCAGAGTGATATCAGGATGTGGCCTTTCAAGGTTATAGCTGATCCTAGTGACAAGCCAATGATTGTTGTCTCGTACAAGGGTGAAGAGAAGCAGTTTGCTGCTGAGGAGATCTCTTCGATGATCctcacaaaaatgaaaaagattgCAGAGGATTACCTTGGCACCACGGTGAAAAATAATGTTGTTACAGTACCTGCCTGCTTCAACGAATCTCAGAGACAGGCAACAAGAGATGCTAGTGTTATAGCTGGTCTTAATGTCTTGCGTATCATCAAGGAGCCAATTGCTGCTGCCATTGCTTACGGGCTTGATAAGAGAGCTGACAGTGTTGGTGGAAAAAACGTGCTTATCTTTGATCTTGGTGGTGGGACATTTGATGTTTGTCTCCTAAACATTGAAGAGGGTATTTTTGAGGTCAAAGCTATTGCCGGTGACGCGCATTTGGGAGGTGAAGACTTCGATAACAGAATGTTGAACCACTTTGTGCAGGAGTTCAAGAGGAAGCACAAGAAAGACATTAGTGGGGACGCAAAAGCACTGAGGAGGTTGAGAACAGCTTGTGAGAGGGCGAAGAGGATTCTCTCGTCGACTACTCAAACTACAGTAGAAATTGATTCTGGGTATGAAGACGTTGATTTTTGTTCAACCATTACTCGAGCTAAGTTTGAGAAGCTGAACATGGGATTATTCAGGAAGTGCATGGAGCCCGTTAAAAAGTGTTTGAGGGATGCGAAAATGGACAAGAGCAGCGTTCATGATGTGGTTCTCGTTGGTGGATCTACTAGAATTCCCAAGGTTCAACAATTGTTGCAGGACTTCTTCGATGGGAAGGAGCTCTGCAAAAGCATTAACCCTGATGAAGCTGTCGCTTATGGTGCCGCTGTTCAGGCTGCCATTTTGAGTGATGAGAACAATGAGAATGTGCGGGATCTGTTGTTGATAGATATCACCCCTTTTTCTCTTGGAGTAGAGACTGACGGAGGAGTAATGACTGTTGTCATTCCAAGAAACAGCACCATTCCTACTTCGAAAGAGATGCTGTTTTCGACGTGCCATGATGACCAGCCTGAAGTGTTGATTCAAGTGTATGAGGGGGAGAGAACCATGGCCAGTGACAACAACTTAATGGGTAGTTTTGTGTTTTCAGGAATTCATTCAGGTCCAAGGGGTGCCCCCAAGGTTAACATTTGTTTCAATATTAATGTCAATGGTATTCTGATCGTCTCTGCTGAGGACAAAACTACAGGGCACAAGAACGAAATCACCATCACCAATTACGTGGGTCGGCTGTCCACTGAGGAGATCCAGAAGATGATTCAAGAGGCTGAGACTTACAAGGCTGAGGATGAGGAGcggaagaagaaggtggaggCAAAGAATGCATTGGAGAGCTACGCCTACAACGCTAGGAGGAAAATCAAGGATGAAGAAAACATTGGCCCCAGACTCTCTGCTCCTGACCAGGAGAAGATTGAAGATGCGGTCCGACGAACAATTCAGTGGGTCGAGGAGAACGAGCTTGCTAAGGCGGATGAATTTGAGAACAAGATGAAAGAACTGGAAAGCATCTGCAATCCCATCACTGCGCAGGTGTATGAGGGTTCTGGCGACAATATTAGAGGAGGTATGGATGTAGATCCACCTTCTGCAGGTGAATGA
- the LOC127786729 gene encoding uncharacterized protein LOC127786729 → MKVKRAEQPDRKEREKEKKKPVAEQKTDYRPGFGGARGSPVNYTPLNTSRVEILLALEDKNYLRRPPPLKSPPNTQSKKKYYRFHRDHGHDTEDCIQLKEEIQELINRGYLRDFVGRGGTSSGRVESKPEHRGRSPTRDRFRERSRTPPRREGKQPAEEGGHKFILYTLAAGTVPGSHSTAPKSTVKEGVVITFSEEDLPSYPNYSDPLVITAQVGEWEMRRILVDPGSSSKILYKRAFLGMGFTLNQLRPVRVPLVGFDGMVIHSEGLIRLPLTVSSGPHKSRVTLDFLVADVPSAYNMILGRSGLSALRAVPSTYHIVLKFPTSGGIGKVRGDQRQARECYVASLSATMAKGSELDSGPN, encoded by the coding sequence atgaaggtgaagcgggCGGAACAACCTgacaggaaagaaagagaaaaggagaagaaaaagccgGTGGCAGAGCAGAAGACGGACTATCGCCCAGGTTTTGGGGGTGCACGTGGAAGCCCAGTGAATTACACTCCCCTCAATACAAGTCGAGTAGAGATTCTCTTGGCATTGGAGGATAAGAATTATTTACGGCGTCCTCCCCCGCTGAaatctccacccaacactcAAAGCAAAAAGAAGTATTACCGTTTTCACCGCGACCACGGCCATGATACTGAAGATTGCATCCaactgaaagaagaaatacaagAGCTTATCAACCGAGGATACCTCCGGGATTTCGTGGGTCGAGGAGGTACGAGCTCGGGCAGGGTAGAATCCAAGCCGGAGCATCGAGGAAGGTCTCCTACTCGAGATCGCTTTCGAGAGCGAAGCCGAACACCGCCTCGGAGAGAAGGAAAGCAGCCCGCCGAGGAGGGGGGACATAAGTTTATCTTGTACACGCTGGCTGCAGGAACAGTTCCAGGGTCCCACTCAACTGCTCCCAAGAGCACGGTAAAGGAAGGGGTGGTCATCACTTTCTCTGAGGAGGATCTTCCAAGTTATCCCAATTATTCGGACCCTCTGGTGATCACTGCTCAAGTGGGAGAGTGGGAGATGAGGCGAATCCTCGTGGATCCAGGTAGCTCTTCAAAGATTCTCTACAAGAgggcattcctagggatggggttcACGCTCAATCAGCTGAGGCCAGTCCGTGTCCCATTAGTGGGTTTTGATGGAATGGTGATCCATTCTGAAGGTTTGATCCGGTTGCCCCTGACGGTCAGTAGTGGTCCTCATAAATCCCGGGTGACGTTGGATTTTTTGGTGGCAGATGTGCCCTCGGCGTACAATATGATCCTTGGTAGGTCTGGGCTTAGTGCTCTGAGGGCAGTACCGAGTACGTATCACATAGTGTTGAAATTCCCTACTTCGGGAGGGATTggcaaggtaagaggagaccaGCGGCAGGCTAGGGAATGCTACGTGGCCTCCTTGAGTGCCACTATGGCCAAGGGGTCAGAGTTAGACTCAGGACCGAATTAG